The Ananas comosus cultivar F153 linkage group 7, ASM154086v1, whole genome shotgun sequence genome has a window encoding:
- the LOC109712717 gene encoding cyclin-D5-2-like — protein MEASGCSVSISTLICEEDGADLEADDDSNEDGELFLLLKEQPLSQSDEEYVEKLISKETNFNIASRCCSPSSCDEAPSMLSQDWFVASRIDSIRWILRTRACFGFSYKTAYLAISFFDRFCLRRTIEKEKSWAIQLLSIACLSLAAKIEEERAPLLSEYRIEEHAFRSNAILRMELLVLSTLEWRAIGVTPFDYLSYFVNKFQCRDGSKHSIHEAVGFIFAIIEVISILDYRPSTIAAAAILAASNEGLTKELVESKMATLSLCGSLDKSAEANSEGKEHVYACYNAMNQESKKKHKESRRLDSSDLSENCTSVTHVIDLTDTASFTSTSNKRRRLQLPNIN, from the exons atgGAGGCCTCGGGTTGCTCTGTTTCCATCTCCACTCTCATCTGTGAAGAAGACGGCGCCGATTTGGAAGCCGATGACGACTCCAACGAAGACGGCGAGCTCTTCCTCCTATTAAAAGAGCAACCTTTATCCCAAAGCGATGAGGAGTACGTGGAGAAGTTGATCTCCAAAGAGACCAACTTTAACATCGCAAGCCGCTGCTGTTCTCCCTCTTCTTGTGATGAAGCCCCTTCGATGCTATCCCAGGATTGGTTCGTAGCATCACGCATCGATTCCATCCGATGGATTCTAAGG ACAAGGGCCTGCTTTGGATTCAGCTATAAAACTGCTTATTTGGCAATCAGTTTCTTCGATCGCTTCTGTCTCCGGCGAACCATTGAA AAGGAGAAATCATGGGCTATTCAATTGTTATCGATCGCGTGCTTGTCGTTGGCGGCGAAGATCGAAGAGGAAAGGGCCCCCTTACTTTCGGAGTATCGGATAGAAGAGCATGCGTTTAGGAGCAATGCAATATTAAGAATGGAGCTTCTTGTGTTGAGCACATTGGAATGGCGCGCGATCGGGGTTACTCCGTTCGATTATCTGAGCTACTTCGTGAATAAGTTTCAATGCAGGGATGGATCAAAGCATTCGATCCACGAAGCCGTTGGATTCATTTTTGCAATCATTGAAG TGATTAGTATACTGGATTATAGGCCCTCCACTATAGCTGCAGCTGCCATATTAGCTGCATCCAATGAAGGATTGACAAAGGAATTAGTGGAATCTAAGATGgccactctctctctatgtgGGTCCTTAGACAAG AGTGCAGAAGCAAATAGTGAGGGAAAG GAGCATGTGTATGCTTGCTATAATGCAATGAATCAGGAGTCAAAGAAGAAGCACAAGGAATCAAGGAGATTGGATTCTTCAGACTTATCAGAAAATTGCACAAGTGTTACTCATGTAATTGATCTGACAGATACTGCTTCTTTTACCTCCACAAGCAATAAGAGGAGAAGGCTACAATTACCCAACATTAATTGA
- the LOC109712718 gene encoding calcium-transporting ATPase 1, plasma membrane-type-like gives MMGASSDADRPWQSYHTVYTNGKAGMEGVDKEKVQKIIYEMSKGSKYFENEQRKEAFTKQKIENLRTQCAKLTDKDVSHFQLVADRKIVELEASRDLSKTWLHADMDAFYAAVETLENPSLKGKPLAVGSMSMICTANYEARKYGVRAAMPGFIACKLCTDLVLVPTNFQKYTYFSELTRKVFQKYDPHFIATSLDEAYINITEACAERDISSEEVAAELRNAIYEETGLTCSVGAAPNRMLAKVCSDINKPNGQFILPNNREAVMTFISSLPIRKIGGIGKVTEHILRDALGITTCQEMLQKGAFLCALFSDCSADFFLSVGLGLGGTDTPEHRLRKSISCERTFTATTDSALLFQKLADIAESLSRDMQKESLWGRTLTLKLKTAAFEVRTRAMSLPKYTNSKEDIVMYGSRLLKAELPLSLRLMGLRVSQFRDDKHSSVDPAQKTLTKYFLSGDTTSSDNNTLGTRMIDKHLVDDVEGDLSAHHESSLNDSKLILLDEKDNLLECSELTVLNNGTSSTSEDGLKDKDDVRFLKSESNEKTDELKNFQNNETIGLSSQNSKPSWIDGYICSRCGIELPSSFEEERQEHTDYHLAEMLQEEEVMQNKNLVKGRSLQKLCDASPSARKKQKASSGKGKHIPIDAFFIKGKSLQNLVACICTCSGAFVFICIGHPSVVDPVSCTEKLGAGNNLFSKARIKRDPDGSTELICGNGYAWSQFFFLRRRRRRRRRRGEEMESFLNENFGGVKAKNSSEEALRRWRKLCGVVKNPKRRFRFTANLSKRSEAEAMKRTNLEKLRVAVLVSKAALQFIQGIKLHSEYVVPEEVSAAGFEICADELGSIIEGHDFKKLNMHGGVDGIVDKLSTSVTHGLTTSGDNLKLRQQIYGINRFTEGKAKSFWAFVWEACQDTTLLILALCAFVSLTVGIVMEGWPKGAHDGLGIVASILLVVFVTATSDYRQSLQFKDLDSEKKKISIQVTRDAFRQKISIYDLLPGDVVHLAIGDQVPADGLFINGFSLLINESSLTGESEPVNVNSENPFLLSGTKVQDGSCKMLVTTVGMRTQWGKLMATLSEGGDDETPLQVKLNGVAAIIGNIGLFFAVVTFAVLSQGLLSKKYHQNELLNWSGDDALAMLEYFAIAVTIVVVAVPEGLPLAVTLSLAFAMKKMMNDKALVRHLAACETMGSATSICSDKTGTLTTNHMTVVKACICGNITEVGTPEKALSLCSQIPETAVKTLLQSIFTNTGGEVVINQDGKLEILGTPTEAALLEFGLSLGGDFNGQRKEAKIIKLEPFNSVKKRMGVIVQLRGGAYRACSKGASEIVLASCDKFIDSEGSVVPLDEAAVKHLNNTIESFASEALRTLCLAYREVENGFLDEPIPVEGYTCIGIVGIKDPVRPGVKESVATCRSAGITVRMVTGDNINTAKAIARECGILTDGGLAIEGPEFREKSLEELNELIPKIQVMARSSPLDKHTLVKHLRMLFGEVVAVTGDGTNDAPALHEADIGLAMGIAGTEVAKESADIIILDDNFSTIATVAKWGRSVYINIQKFVQFQLTVNVVALIVNFSSACFTGNAPLTAVQLLWVNMIMDTLGALALATEPPNDELMKRAPVGRTGKFISNTMWRNILGQSFYQFIVMWYLQTQGKELFRLEGSAADLTLNTIMFNSFVFCQVFNEISSREMEKIDVFKGMLQNYVFVGVLTSTVIFQVIIVQFLGDFANTVPLSGSEWFVSIFFGFLGMPISAAVKLIPVGAS, from the exons atgatgggaGCGAGCTCGGATGCTGATCGGCCATGGCAATCGTATCACACCGTCTACACCAACGGTAAAGCAG GAATGGAGGGGGTTGACAAAGAAAAAGTACAGAAAATAATCTATGAGATGAGCAAgggttcaaaatattttgaaaacgAGCAAAGGAAGGAAGCATTTACGAAACAGAAAATAGAGAATCTGCGTACACAATGTGCAAAACTCACAGACAAGGACGTTTCTCATTTTCAACTG GTTGCTGATAGAAAGATTGTAGAGCTGGAAGCTTCACGTGATCTTTCAAAGACATGGCTGCATGCTGACATGGATGCCTTTTATGCTGCTGTTGAGACATTAGAAAACCCATCACTGAAAGGAAAGCCATTGGCAGTTGGTAGCATGTCTATGATATGTACTGCAAACTATGAG GCACGGAAATATGGGGTTCGTGCAGCAATGCCCGGTTTTATTGCATGTAAATTATGTACAGACTTGGTTCTCGTCCCTACAAATTTTCAAAAGTATACTTATTTCAGTGAATTGACTAGAAAAG TTTTCCAGAAGTATGACCCTCACTTCATTGCCACTAGTCTTGATGAAGCATACATCAACATAACTGAAGCTTGTGCTGAAAGAGACATTAGCAGCGAGGAA GTTGCTGCTGAACTTAGAAATGCTATATACGAGGAAACTGGTCTTACATGTAGTGTTGGGGCTGCTCCAAACCGTATGCTCGCCAAG gttTGCTCAGATATCAACAAGCCTAATGGGCAGTTCATTTTACCAAATAACCGAGAAGCTGTGATGACCTTCATATCATCATTACCAATAAGAAAG ATAGGTGGTATTGGGAAGGTGACAGAACATATCTTAAGGGATGCACTTGGAATCACTACTTGCCAAGAGATGCTGCAAAAGGGTGCTTTCTTATGTGCGCTGTTCTCTGATTGTTCGGCTG ACTTCTTTCTATCTGTGGGACTTGGCTTAGGGGGAACAGATACCCCTGAACATAGGTTGCGCAAGAGTATCAGTTGTGAGAGAACTTTCACTGCAACTACAGATTCAGCATTGCTTTTCCAGAAATTAG CTGATATTGCAGAATCATTGTCACGTGACATGCAGAAGGAATCTTTGTGGGGGCGAACATTGACACTAAAATTGAAGACTGCAGCTTTTGAG GTTCGGACAAGAGCAATGTCTTTGCCGAAGTATACTAACTCGAAGGAGGATATCGTAATGTATGGTTCCAGGTTGCTAAAGGCTGAGCTTCCTCTTTCTTTGAGATTGATGG GATTGCGGGTGTCGCAATTCCGTGATGACAAACATAGTTCGGTTGACCCCGCCCAGAAGACACTCACTAAATATTTCCTCTCAGGAGATACTACTTCCAGTGATAATAACACACTGGGCACCAGGATGATTGATAAGCATTTGGTTGATGATGTTGAAGGTGATCTTTCAGCACATCATGAAAGTTCCTTAAATGACAGCAAATTAATTCTTCTGGATGAAAAGGATAACTTATTGGAGTGTAGTGAGCTAACTGTCTTAAACAATGGCACCTCATCGACTAGTGAGGATGGTTTAAAAGATAAAGATGATGTTCGTTTCTTAAAG TCAGAGAGCAATGAGAAAACTGATGAGCTCAAGAACTTCCAAAATAATGAGACAATTGGCTTGTCCAGTCAAAACAGCAAGCCTTCATGGATAGATGGCTACATTTGTTCTCGTTGTGGAATCGAACTACCTTCAAGTTTTGAGGAGGAGAGGCAAGAACATACTGACTACCACCTAGCCGAGATGCTTCAGGAGGAAGAAGTTATGCAAAATAAAAACCTTGTGAAGGGAAG GTCACTGCAGAAGCTGTGCGATGCTTCACCAAGTGCTAGGAAGAAGCAGAAGGCTTCTTCTGGTAAGGGTAAACACATACCTATTGATGCTTTCTTCATAAAGGGTAAGAGCCTG CAAAACTTAGTTGCCTGCATCTGCACCTGCAGTGGGGCTTTCGTGTTTATATGCATTGGTCATCCCTCAGTCGTTGATCCTGTCTC ATGCACAGAGAAACTAGGTGCAGGAAACAATTTGTTCTCTAAGGCAAGGATTAAG AGAGACCCCGATGGCTCGACAGAGCTAATCTGTGGAAACGGGTACGCCTGGTCTCAGTTCTTCTTTTTG aggaggaggaggaggaggaggaggaggaggggggaggaAATGGAGAGCTTCTTGAACGAGAACTTCGGTGGGGTGAAGGCGAAGAACTCGTCGGAGGAGGCGCTGCGGCGATGGCGGAAGCTGTGCGGCGTCGTCAAGAATCCCAAGAGGAGGTTCCGCTTCACCGCCAACCTCTCCAAGCGCTCCGAAGCCGAGGCCATGAAACGCACCAACCTG GAGAAGTTGCGGGTTGCTGTATTGGTATCTAAAGCTGCGCTTCAGTTCATACAGG GCATCAAATTGCATAGCGAATATGTCGTGCCTGAAGAAGTCAGTGCAGCAGGGTTCGAGATTTGTGCAGACGAATTGGGTTCCATCATTGAGGGCCATGATTTCAAGAAGTTGAATATGCACGGTGGAGTAGATGGAATCGTCGACAAGCTCTCAACCTCGGTCACTCACGGGCTAACTACGTCCGGGGACAACTTGAAGTTGAGGCAACAGATATACGGAATAAATAGGTTCACCGAGGGCAAAGCGAAAAGTTTTTGGGCATTTGTCTGGGAAGCATGTCAGGACACAACACTTCTGATTCTGGCATTATGCGCCTTTGTCTCTCTAACCGTGGGCATTGTCATGGAAGGATGGCCAAAAGGAGCGCATGATGGCCTTGGAATCGTTGCGAGTATTCTTTTGGTTGTATTTGTTACTGCAACAAGTGACTATCGACAATCCCTACAATTCAAAGACTTGGATAGTGAGAAAAAGAAGATCTCAATACAAGTCACTCGGGATGCGTTCAGACAGAAGATATCAATATATGATCTTCTTCCTGGTGATGTAGTCCATTTAGCAATAGGAGATCAGGTTCCTGCAGATGGGCTTTTCATTAATGGGTTTTCTTTATTGATCAATGAATCGAGCCTAACAGGAGAGAGCGAGCCGGTCAATGTTAATTCAGAAAACCCTTTTCTTTTATCTGGGACTAAGGTCCAAGATGGGTCTTGCAAAATGCTGGTCACAACAGTTGGGATGCGAACCCAATGGGGTAAGTTGATGGCTACCCTTAGTGAAGGAGGAGATGATGAGACCCCATTGCAGGTCAAACTGAACGGTGTTGCTGCAATCATTGGGAATATTGGTCTTTTCTTTGCGGTTGTGACATTCGCTGTGCTATCACAAGGCCTTCTAAGCAAAAAGTATCACCAAAATGAGCTTTTGAATTGGTCTGGGGATGATGCATTGGCGATGCTGGAGTACTTTGCTATTGCTGTCACTATTGTCGTGGTTGCTGTTCCTGAAGGATTGCCGTTAGCAGTGACCTTAAGCCTTGCGTTTGccatgaagaagatgatgaatgaTAAAGCACTGGTCCGCCACCTGGCGGCTTGTGAGACTATGGGCTCAGCTACATCTATTTGTAGTGACAAGACCGGAACCCTGACGACCAATCATATGACTGTTGTCAAAGCTTGTATTTGTGGGAATATCACGGAAGTAGGCACTCCGGAGAAAGCTCTTAGTTTGTGCTCTCAAATTCCGGAAACTGCAGTTAAAACTTTACTGCAGTCTATATTCACTAACACAGGTGGCGAAGTTGTGATCAACCAGGATGGAAAGCTTGAAATTCTAGGAACACCAACGGAAGCTGCTTTATTGGAATTTGGCTTGTCACTGGGTGGAGATTTTAATGGACAGCGCAAGGAAGCTAAAATTATCAAACTGGAACCTTTTAATTCAGTGAAAAAGAGGATGGGTGTAATAGTCCAGCTTCGAGGAGGGGCTTACCGCGCTTGTTCTAAAGGTGCTTCAGAAATAGTATTGGCTTCTTGCGACAAGTTTATAGATTCTGAAGGTAGTGTTGTTCCCCTTGATGAAGCTGCAGTCAAACATCTGAACAATACTATTGAAAGTTTTGCTAGCGAAGCGCTTCGAACCCTCTGCCTTGCTTATAGGGAAGTCGAAAATGGCTTTTTGGATGAGCCGATTCCAGTTGAAGGTTACACTTGCATTGGAATTGTGGGTATCAAAGATCCCGTCCGCCCAGGTGTGAAGGAGTCTGTAGCAACTTGTCGTTCTGCTGGAATTACTGTGAGAATGGTCACAGGAGATAATATTAATACAGCTAAAGCAATTGCTCGTGAATGTGGGATTCTTACTGATGGGGGTCTAGCTATTGAAGGTCCTGAGTTTAGGGAGAAAAGTTTGGAAGAACTGAATGAATTAATACCGAAAATTCAG GTAATGGCTAGATCTTCACCGTTGGATAAGCATACTCTAGTAAAGCATTTGCGCATGTTGTTCGGTGAAGTTGTTGCTGTGACTGGTGATGGAACAAATGATGCTCCTGCACTTCATGAGGCGGACATTGGACTAGCAATGGGTATTGCGGGGACTGAG GTGGCGAAAGAGAGTGCTGATATCATAATTTTAGATGACAATTTCTCCACTATTGCGACTGTTGCAAAATGGGGGCGTTCCGTGTACATCAACATTCAAAAGTTTGTACAGTTTCAGCTTACTGTTAACGTCGTCGCACTTATTGTTAATTTCTCCTCGGCGTGCTTTACAG GAAATGCGCCACTAACTGCTGTCCAGCTACTATGGGTCAACATGATCATGGATACTCTTGGGGCGCTCGCATTAGCCACTGAACCACCTAATGATGAATTAATGAAGAGAGCACCAGTTGGAAGGACAGGGAAATTTATAAGCAACACTATGTGGAGAAATATATTGGGTCAATCTTTCTATCAGTTCATCGTAATGTGGTACCTCCAAACTCAAGGGAAGGAGTTATTTAGGCTTGAGGGCTCCGCTGCTGATCTTACACTAAACACCATTATGTTCAACTCATTTGTCTTTTGTCAG GTGTTTAATGAGATAAGCTCAAGAGAGATGGAGAAGATAGATGTATTCAAGGGCATGCTGCAGAACTATGTTTTTGTCGGTGTTCTTACTAGCACCGTTATTTTCCAAGTCATCATAGTTCAATTTCTTGGTGATTTTGCAAACACGGTTCCTCTCTCCGGATCGGAGTGGTTCGTGAGCATATTCTTTGGCTTTCTCGGGATGCCTATTTCTGCAGCTGTTAAGTTAATTCCCGTCGGAGCTTCATGA
- the LOC109712327 gene encoding uncharacterized protein LOC109712327 — protein sequence MVRWWRGVGGALRTAAAAPPWRRASSAEYHRTIQAVPRERTGGRAAAKERADGRIPAVVLGVSGDGGGAASAAAAAAVMNVTTEAKQIRELLKENSAFFCSTPIRLQVRAGARSAVVLQSGTVLPMKVRRDRESGKIMNLVMAWAEKGMNLKVNVPVVFKGEDVCPGLKKGGYLHKLRTRVKYLCPAENIPQKFEVDLTNRDIGDKIYMHEINVDPSLKLLSKDETTPICEILATKPVEAQPEQIKEAAEAVGVTEA from the exons ATGGTGCGGTGGTGGCGCGGCGTCGGCGGGGCTCTCCGAacggctgcggcggcgccgccgtggCGGCGCGCGTCCTCGGCCGAGTACCACCGCACGATCCAGGCGGTGCCGAGGGAGCGCACGGGGGGCCGCGCGGCGGCGAAGGAGCGGGCGGACGGGCGGATCCCCGCCGTCGTTCTCGGCGTCTCCGGCGACggtggcggcgccgcctccgccgcggcggcggcggcggtgatgAACGTGACGACGGAGGCGAAGCAGATCCGGGAGCTCCTGAAGGAGAACTCGGCCTTCTTCTGCTCCACCCCCATTCGCCTCCAGGTCCGCGCCGGCGCCCGATCCGCCGTAGTTCTCCAATCCGGAACCGTGCTCCCCATGAAG GTGCGTAGGGATAGGGAGAGTGGGAAAATAATGAACTTGGTAATGGCATGGGCTGAGAAGGGGATGAATCTGAAGGTGAATGTGCCGGTGGTCTTCAAAGGGGAGGATGTCTGTCCGGGGCTAAAGAAAG gggGATATCTGCACAAGCTAAGAACCAGAGTAAAGTACCTGTGCCCCGCAGAAAACATTCCACAGAAGTTTGAGGTGGATCTGACAAATCGTGACATCGGGgataaaatttatatgcatGAGATCAACGTTGATCCATCGCTTAAGTTATTGAGTAAAGATGAGACCACACCAATCTGCGAGATCTTAGCAACGAAGCCCGTTGAAGCACAGCCTGAGCAAATAAAGGAAGCCGCAGAAGCAGTAGGCGTTACAGAAGCCTAG
- the LOC109712469 gene encoding LOB domain-containing protein 36-like translates to MSSSSNSPCAACKFLRRKCTQGCVFAPYFPPDQPNKFACVHRVFGASNVAKLLNDISPAQREDAVNSLAYEADARLKDPVYGCVAYISLLELRLRQLRVDLHNAKKELAAYIGPAAFGPFLPSAPAPPPQFHHPQFQPPMMGLGLAAAAPQLMIRDHSQSQSQSQMVVDAQPMVVVAAAASDAAQREQEMFRTYDQQQQQEELARLSSVYDARGVYNHAAQLGGGPTVAIAGSAGGLSLLPPQAYDGAFTTTNQQQQQPQQLMLEHHQRAGSDEGRSGIGPSS, encoded by the coding sequence atgtcgtcgtcgtcgaacTCGCCGTGCGCGGCGTGCAAGTTCCTGCGGCGCAAGTGCACGCAAGGGTGCGTGTTCGCGCCGTACTTCCCGCCGGACCAGCCGAACAAGTTTGCGTGCGTGCACCGGGTGTTCGGGGCGAGCAACGTGGCGAAGCTGCTGAACGACATCAGCCCGGCGCAGCGCGAGGACGCCGTGAACTCGCTGGCGTACGAGGCCGACGCCCGGCTCAAGGACCCGGTCTACGGCTGCGTCGCCTACATCTCCCTCCTCGAGCTCCGGCTCCGCCAGCTCCGCGTGGACCTCCACAACGCCAAGAAGGAGCTCGCCGCCTACATCGGCCCCGCCGCCTTCGGCCCCTTCCTCCCCTCCGCCCCCGCACCACCCCCCCAATTCCACCACCCCCAATTCCAACCCCCCATGATGGGCCTcggcctcgccgccgccgccccgcagCTCATGATCCGCGATCATTCGCAGTCGCAGTCGCAGTCGCAGATGGTGGTGGACGCTCAGCCGATGGTCGTGGTGGCAGCAGCAGCGTCGGATGCGGCACAGCGAGAACAGGAGATGTTCAGAACCTAcgaccagcagcagcagcaagaggAGCTCGCGAGGCTGAGCAGCGTGTACGACGCGCGCGGGGTGTATAACCATGCGGCGCAACTAGGCGGCGGGCCGACGGTGGCGATTGCCGGGTCGGCCGGTGGGCTGTCGCTCCTCCCGCCGCAGGCTTATGACGGCGCTTTTACGACGACaaaccagcagcagcagcagccgcagcagcTGATGCTGGAGCATCATCAGAGAGCTGGGAGCGACGAGGGGAGGAGCGGCATCGGGCCGTCGTCCTAG